The following are from one region of the Salvia hispanica cultivar TCC Black 2014 chromosome 1, UniMelb_Shisp_WGS_1.0, whole genome shotgun sequence genome:
- the LOC125205173 gene encoding probably inactive receptor-like protein kinase At2g46850, with amino-acid sequence MSPWLFSLFLLYTPLILAASQCGTFHIPFPFYLNSTPPLHDAFHLSCINSSSLFLTIASRSYRILRFFPDGLLLDFPNTTLCRHYNDLRSFSFAADQHFAISSDNILDLYDCEDSSLCKPVCERTSLMPSCDGRPAGYPSCCYPLSDRTSWRPGDSITAFSKYGCRGFSSWVVIPGSSTGLRGVKLEWAVPRNSTHAACAPNANVVNATSVANGFRCQCADGFSGDGFPSGVGCLKSCFKDGKEVDGSECYQVKHGRKKAIILAGVLTSTLSVVSLTALFLMKRRIRSDKLITEQPHFQANISSHKARLFTYHELEEATRGFGDSQKIVDSSSPSTLYHGVVGGGSRVAVQKVDYCDTESDLIQIMLRLERLSAVSHRNMARVIGWSINAGSTPLVVYDYPQNGTLMDHLRRARYENVPFHWHKRLSVAAQTASTLAFLHNEISPPLFHHDLHSACIFLDIDFSVKLAGFDLLNDEGSGRRRNDVYSLGLVLLEIITGDAVVDCTTAALHKGKIEEMVDPSLYYHEQPSSRREQIQIVVDLATRCLLFGADAKLGMVDVARELLHIAKDCVDGGSRRGPALEETFSNSSLLQMISMSPDSIHVPSQSQARPDHMYN; translated from the exons ATGTCGCCGTggctcttctctctcttcctcctcTACACTCCACTAATCCTCGCTGCCTCTCAATGCGGCACCTTCCACATCCCTTTCCCCTTCTACCTCAACTCCACCCCTCCACTCCATGACGCTTTCCACCTCTCCTGCATCaactcctcctctctcttccTCACCATCGCCTCCCGCTCCTACCGCATCCTCCGCTTCTTCCCCGACGGCCTCCTCCTCGACTTCCCCAACACCACCCTCTGCCGCCACTACAACGACCTCAGGTCCTTCTCCTTCGCCGCCGATCAGCACTTCGCCATCTCCTCCGACAACATCCTCGATTTGTACGACTGCGAAGATTCCTCCCTCTGCAAACCCGTCTGCGAGAGGACCTCTCTCATGCCTTCCTGCGACGGCCGCCCCGCCGGCTACCCCTCCTGCTGCTATCCCCTCTCCGACCGCACCTCCTGGCGCCCCGGCGATAGCATCACCGCTTTCTCCAAATACGGCTGCAGGGGATTCTCCTCTTGGGTTGTTATTCCCGGCAGCAGCACCGGATTGCGGGGTGTTAAGCTCGAATGGGCTGTTCCCAGAAACTCCACCCACGCCGCCTGTGCCCCCAACGCCAATGTCGTCAATGCTACCTCCGTTGCTAACGGTTTCAGATGCCAATGCGCCGATGGATTCTCCGGCGACGGCTTCCCTTCCGGAGTAGGATGTCTCAAAT CCTGCTTCAAGGATGGAAAGGAAGTTGATGGAAGTGAGTGCTATCAGGTTAAACATGGACGAAAAAAGGCAATCATTTTAGCCG GGGTACTGACCTCAACTCTGTCTGTCGTGTCGTTAACGGCACTTTTCCTGATGAAACGCCGCATCAGATCGGATAAATTAATCACAGAGCAGCCACATTTCCAAGCCAACATCTCCTCTCACAAGGCCAGGCTGTTCACATACCACGAGCTCGAGGAGGCAACCAGGGGATTCGGAGACAGCCAGAAGATAGTCGACAGCTCTTCCCCCTCCACACTCTACCACGGAGTCGTAGGAGGGGGATCGCGCGTCGCAGTGCAGAAAGTCGACTATTGTGACACTGAAAGCGACCTCATTCAAATCATGCTCAGGCTCGAGAGACTCTCCGCTGTTTCCCACAGAAACATGGCGCGCGTGATCGGATGGTCCATCAATGCCGGCTCCACTCCCCTCGTCGTCTACGACTACCCTCAAAACGGAACCCTGATGGACCACCTGCGCCGCGCCAGATACGAGAACGTGCCTTTCCACTGGCACAAGAGGCTCAGCGTCGCCGCGCAGACCGCATCCACCCTCGCATTCCTCCACAACGAGATCTCGCCTCCCCTGTTCCACCACGATCTCCACTCCGCGTGCATCTTCCTAGACATCGACTTCTCCGTCAAGCTCGCCGGCTTCGATCTGCTCAACGACGAAGGGAGCGGGAGGAGGAGGAACGACGTCTACAGCCTCGGCCTGGTCCTTCTGGAGATCATCACGGGGGACGCCGTGGTGGACTGCACCACCGCGGCTCTGCACAAGGGGAAGATTGAGGAGATGGTGGACCCCAGCCTGTACTACCACGAGCAGCCATCGTCGAGGCGCGAGCAGATTCAGATAGTGGTGGACCTTGCCACGCGGTGTCTGCTATTTGGAGCTGACGCCAAGCTTGGGATGGTGGACGTGGCGAGGGAGCTGTTGCATATCGCCAAGGACTGCGTGGATGGAGGTAGCAGGAGGGGACCGGCGTTGGAGGAGACGTTTTCGAATTCTAGTCTCCTTCAGATGATATCGATGTCGCCGGATTCAATCCACGTGCCATCGCAATCGCAAGCCAGGCCAGATCATATGTATAATTGA
- the LOC125201139 gene encoding 3-hydroxy-3-methylglutaryl-coenzyme A reductase-like: MEGRLHQSKSKAKAAAADEKASDAVSVPVYLTNAFFFTVFFSVVYFLLLRWREKIRNSTPLHVVSLSDIGAIVTFVASFIYLVGFFGIGFVQSIVIPRAPIDEEDDEEEFDRLMVKEDSPKLPCAAAPAPKSDDDILKKTEVSADDEEIIKSVVEGKIPSYALESKLGDCHRAAAIRREALQRITGKSLEGLPLEGLDYESILGQCCEMPVGYVQIPVGIAGPLLLDECEYSVPMATTEGCLVASTNRGCKAIYASGGATSSLYRDAMTRAPVVRFGSAKRAAELKLFLEDPLNFETLSLVFNSSSRFGRLQSIKCAVAGKNLYIRFSCSTGDAMGMNMVSKGVQNTLDFLTNQFPDMDVMGISGNYCSDKKPAAVNWIEGRGKSVVCEAVIQGDIVNKVLKTDVASLVELNMLKNLTGSAVAGALGGFNAHASNIVSAIYIATGQDPAQNIESSHCITMMEAVNDGKDLHVSVTMPCIEVGTVGGGTQLASQSACLNLLGVKGANKEAPGSNARLLATIVAGSVLAGELSLMSAIAAGQLVKSHMKYNRSNKDVASIKS; the protein is encoded by the coding sequence atggaaGGCCGCCTCCACCAGTCAAAGTCTAAAGCCAAAGCCGCAGCCGCTGATGAGAAGGCATCCGACGCCGTATCAGTACCAGTATACCTGACAAACGCCTTCTTCTTCACTGTGTTCTTCTCGGTGGTATACTTTCTGCTTCTCCGGTGGCGGGAAAAGATCCGTAACTCAACACCTCTCCACGTGGTTAGTCTGTCTGATATTGGAGCCATCGTGACGTTCGTGGCCTCATTCATCTACCTTGTTGGCTTCTTCGGCATCGGCTTCGTCCAGTCCATCGTCATTCCCCGCGCTCCAATTGACGAAGAAGATGACGAGGAAGAATTCGACCGCTTGATGGTGAAGGAAGATTCACCAAAACTCCCCTGCGCTGCCGCTCCCGCTCCCAAATCCGATGATGATATTCTTAAGAAGACTGAGGTTAGCGCCGACGACGAGGAAATTATCAAGTCGGTGGTGGAGGGGAAGATCCCCTCTTATGCTCTAGAATCAAAGCTGGGAGACTGCCACCGTGCGGCCGCCATCCGCCGCGAGGCATTGCAACGCATCACAGGAAAATCCCTGGAGGGGCTTCCCTTGGAGGGCTTGGATTACGAGTCGATCCTTGGACAGTGCTGTGAAATGCCAGTGGGGTATGTGCAGATTCCAGTGGGCATTGCTGGGCCGCTGTTGTTGGACGAATGTGAGTACTCTGTTCCAATGGCGACCACAGAGGGCTGTTTAGTAGCCAGCACCAACAGAGGGTGTAAAGCTATATATGCCTCCGGAGGGGCCACCAGCTCCCTTTACAGAGACGCCATGACAAGGGCTCCTGTCGTCCGCTTCGGCTCTGCCAAGAGGGCTGCTGAGCTTAAGCTTTTCCTTGAAGATCCTCTTAATTTTGAGACCCTCTCCCTCGTCTTCAACAGCTCCAGCAGATTCGGCAGGCTGCAGAGCATCAAATGCGCCGTCGCTGGCAAGAATCTCTACATTCGATTCTCATGCAGCACGGGCGACGCCATGGGAATGAATATGGTTTCTAAGGGTGTTCAAAACACCTTGGACTTCCTTACCAACCAGTTCCCTGATATGGATGTCATGGGTATTTCTGGAAACTACTGCTCCGATAAGAAGCCTGCTGCAGTCAACTGGATTGAGGGCCGTGGCAAGTCAGTTGTGTGTGAGGCCGTAATCCAAGGAGACATTGTCAATAAGGTGCTCAAGACTGATGTTGCTTCCTTGGTGGAGCTTAACATGCTCAAGAATCTCACTGGCTCTGCCGTGGCTGGAGCTCTTGGGGGCTTCAATGCTCATGCTAGCAACATTGTCTCTGCAATCTACATAGCCACCGGACAGGATCCAGCACAAAACATTGAGAGCTCCCACTGCATAACCATGATGGAAGCTGTCAACGATGGCAAGGACCTTCACGTCTCTGTCACCATGCCTTGTATTGAGGTTGGGACCGTAGGTGGTGGGACTCAACTCGCCTCTCAGTCCGCTTGCCTCAATCTGCTCGGTGTCAAGGGAGCCAATAAGGAGGCTCCTGGATCCAACGCCCGCCTTTTGGCAACCATTGTCGCCGGCTCAGTTCTTGCAGGAGAATTGTCTCTCATGTCTGCCATCGCAGCCGGCCAACTAGTCAAGAGCCATATGAAGTACAACAGGTCTAATAAAGATGTTGCTAGTATCAAGTCTTGA